CCGGTGAAGCTGCCGGTGAATATGCGGCTATCGGTGGATATCGATCCGCAGAGTTTTCTTTAGATCGCCGCTGCAAGCCCGCCCGGAATCAAGGCGCGCAGCGCCGCCGGGCAGCGTCCGGCCGCCCCCTCGGGCGGACGCTTCCTGGCCGGTCCACGCAGCGTATCCGTTCGGCGGAGGTGAGGAATAAAGCGAAACGCCCAGAGGCCGGTGCGCCCACCCGGCGGCTAGACGCCGCCCTCTGAAAGAGATATATGTGTTTCAACGCCGTGCCTCGAAAAATTCACGCAGGATCGACCGGCTTTCCTCTGCGGCGATCCCGTCATGGATATGGGGACGATGGTGGCACTGCGGATGCTCGAACAGCCGCGCGCCGTGGCGCACCCCGCCCATGCGGGGGTCGTCGGCGCCGAAATAAAGGATCTCGATCCGTGCCGCGGAAATGGCGGCGGCGCACATCGGGCAGGGTTCGAGCGTGACCCAGAGCCGGTGGCCGGGCAGACGTTCCGAGCCGCGTGCCGCGCAGGCGGCGCGAATGGCGAGGATCTCGGCATGGGCGGTCGGGTCGCTGAGCTCGCGCGTGCGGTTCCCGGCCTGTGCGATCACGCGGCCCGCCGGATCGGTCAGCACCGCGCCCACCGGCACCTCGCCACGCGCCGCAGCGGCGCGCGCCTCGGCAAGTGCGAGCGGCATGTGAGAGATAAACCCGGTCATCGCCGTCTTCTCGCATGGCGGCGCCCGGTTGTGGAAGTTCTTTCATTTGCGCGGCACTCGGCGTATCACACCCTCTTTCGCCGCAGCGATGCGTCACAGGAGAATCGCCATGACCGACCAGCCCAATCCCGACAAACCCGCCGAAGCCGACCGCATCGCCAAGGTGATCGCCCGCGCGGGGCTCGCCTCGCGCCGCGAGGCCGAGCGCATGATCGTCGAAGGCCGCGTGACGGTGAACGGCAAGAAGATCGACAGCCCCGCGCTCGATGTGCTGCCCTCGGACAAGATCACCGTCGACGGCAAGAAGCTGGAGGAACCGCAGGAAACGCGGCTCTGGCTGTATTACAAACCGGTCGGGCTGGTCACCTCGGAGAATGACGAGAAGGGGCGGCAGACGGTGTTCGACGCGCTGCCCCGCGATCTGCCTCGGGTGATGTCGGTGGGGCGGCTCGACCTGAATTCGGAAGGGCTGCTGCTGCTGACCAATGACGGCGAGCTGAAGCGGCGGTTGGAACTGCCGGAAACCGGATGGCTGCGGCGCTATCGGGTGCGGGTGAACGGCCAGCCCAACGATCTGACCTTCGCGCCGCTGCGCCGGGGGGCCGAGATCGACGGCGAGGAATTTGCCCCGATGGAGATCAAGCTGGACAGTCAGCAGGGCGCGAATGCCTGGCTGACCGTCGGCATCCGCGAGGGCAAGAACCGCGAGATCCGCCGCGCCATGGCGCATGTCGGCTTGCAGGTGAACCGGCTGATCCGCATCGGTTACGGCCCGTTCAAGCTGACCGGGCTGGAAGCCAACGAGGTGCGCGAGATCAAGCGGCGTGTGCTGCGCGACCAGCTTGGCGGCTTGCTGACCGGCGAGGCCGAGGAAAAGGATCGGCCCTTCCGCGAGCGCGGTGCCGATGAGGATCGGCGCGGTGCGCGCAGCGATGATCGCCGGGGTGGCGGTCGTGACGATGGCGGGCGCAATGATCGTGACCGCATGGGCGGACCGCGGAAATTCGGCGGACGCCGCCCGGACGAGGCGCGTGGACCACGCGAGGATCGCGAGACCGGCAGAGGTTTTGCCCGCCGCGGCGATGGCGACAGGAAGCCCTATGCAAGCCGCGAAGACGGGGACCGCAAACCCTATGCACGCCGCGAGGACGGGGACCGCAAACCCTATGCCCGCCGCCACGATGGCGGGCAAAAGTCTTACCATAGCCGTGATGAAGGCGCGCGGGGTCGGTTCGGGGCGCGGGACGGTGCCGCCGGGGCCGAGGGGCGCGAGCGGCGGCGCTTCGGAGAAGGCGAAGACGGCGCGCGCAAGCCGCGCCATAAGCGCGGCACAGATGACCGCCCGGCGCGGGACGGTGCCCGCGGATCCGGCCGTAGCGGTGCAGGCGACGGCGGGCCGCGTGGCGGAAAGAACTTTGAAAAACGCAGCGACAAGCCGTTTACGCGGCGCGACGGATCATCTCGGGCCGATGGACCCCGTGGTGATCGGCCCCGCACAGATGGCCCCCGTGGCGATCGCCCGCGGGCTGCGGAAGGCGGCAAGGGGCCGCGCCGTTTCGGTTCAGAGAATGCGGATCGGCCAAAGCCGCGCCGCGGGGCCAAGCCCACCGGCGGCGGGCCGCGCCGTGAGGGCAAGCCGGGTCCGAGACCGGGCGGCAAGCCCTCGGGCCGGCCGGGTGCCCCGCGTGGAGGAAAACCCGCCGGCGGCAAGCCGGGCGGCGGGCCGCGCCGCCCGAAAAGCTGACTACTTCGTCAGGATCAGCTTGCCCGCGCGGGTGATGCGCAGATTATAGACCTGTTCGTTCAGCACGATGAGCGCCTGATTGCCGCCTTGCGTCAGGGCGGTCGCGTCATGTGCGGGCAGGTTGTTCACCGGGGTCACGCTGACATTGCTGAACTCTGCGGGGCGGGTCGCGGTCATGGTCTGTCCTCGTTTCTGCATATTCGTTGATGCGTCAAAGACACTCTGCGCGACCCGTCATGGAGGGTCAAAGTATTTTTGTCGGAAATTAATTTTCCTCTGTTTCACAGGCGATGATCCGCTCAGCCAGCCCGGTGAGAAGATCATCGTAAGCATTTGATCCCGATTTTCTTTCGGCTCCGTTTGGCGAGAGCAGCTCGCCCATGCGCAGGCCGGTGCCCTCGATGGCGGTGGCCAGCAGGCGCGGCGACTGGGCCATTTCGGGGAATGCACAGACCGCGCCCGAGGCGGCGATTTCGTCGCGAATCCTGGTCAGCCGCGCGGCAGAGGGTGCCGTTGCATCGCCAAGCGCGACGGGGATCGCGTCGGGCAGGCCGAAATGCTTCGTGAAATAGCCATAGGCGTCATGGCCGGTTACGAAGGGCCGCGCGGGCAGGGCGGCGAGACGCTCGGTCAGCGTGGCGTCGAGACGGGCGATGCGCTGCTGCGCGGCACCGGCATTTTCCCGATAGGTTGCGGCGTTTTCGGGGTCGAGCGCCGAAAGACGTTCGGCAATGGCGCCAACCCATGCCGCGCCGTTATCCGGGTCGAGCCAGGCATGCGGGTCGAGCATTGTTTCGCCTGTTTCGGCGGAAGCATCTTCGTCGCCGTGATCGTGATCGACATGCGCATGGCCCTCGTGGTCGTGGCCGGCGGCGAAGTCCCGCGTGGCTGTTTCGGGGAGGTGGAGCAGGGTCAACCGGCGCGATTCGTCGAGCTGCCCGGCGGCTTCGGAAAGCCATGGGGTCAGTTCGGGTCCGACCCAGATCAACAACCCGGCCTCTTGCAGTTGCCGCGCCTGGCTGGGGCGAAACTGGAAATCATGGGGATCGGCATTGCGGTCGAGAAGCGTCGTTGCCTCGCCCAGATCGCCGATCACCTGTTGCGCGAGCGCTGCCGTGACCGGGCTGTCGGTCACCAAAGCAGGCGGCGCGGCGGCGGCGGGTGCCGCCAGCATGAGCGCGAGGGGGGCGGCAAGAAAGACGAGGCGGGCGGGACGCGGATTCATCGGAGCTCCTTCTTGAGAATGCCGCGGAAAACTGTATGTAATAACGTAACACGTCAAGTGGAATGTTATAGTATCACATGAGCAGAGTGTTTGAACGCCACGATCATCATGCCTGCGCCGATGCGGCAATGGCCCGCGCCGACCGGCTTGCGGCGGAGCAATCTTTGCGCCTGACCCCGGTGCGCCGCCGGGTGCTGGAGATCCTGCTGGAGCAGCATCGTGCAATGGGCGCCTATGACGTGCTTGAGCGGCTGGCGGCGGAGGGTCTGGGCAAGCAGCCTCCGGTCGCATATCGGGCGCTGGATTTTCTCGTCGAGCATGGGCTGGCCCATCGCATCCAGCGGCTGAATGCCTTTACCGCCTGTGTCGGGCGGCATGACGATGGCGAGGCCCCGGCTTTTCTGATCTGCCGAAGCTGTCAGAAAGTGGCTGAAATGGATGCCGCCTCGCTGCGTGGCGATCTGACCGGACGCGCGGCGGAGGCCGGCTTCGCGGTCGAGCGCGCGACGATCGAGGCGCTCGGGCTTTGTGCGCGATGTGCGCAGGACGAGGCGGGCGCGGCATGAGCGGCAATACTCTGATCGCGGCGCGCGGGCTGACCGTGCGCCATCGCGGGGCAACCGGGCCGATCCTGCGCGCTGTGGATTTCACCATCCGCGCCGCAGAGATCGTGACGGTGGTCGGGCCGAACGGTTCAGGCAAGTCGACGCTGGTGCGTGCGGTGCTGGGCCATGTGGCGATAGCGGCAGGGGAGGTGCGGCGCGCGGACGGGCTGCGCATCGGCTATGTCCCGCAGCGGGTCCATATTGACGACCGCATCCCGTTGAGCGTGCGGCGCTTCCTGTCGCTGCCGCGCCGTGTTGGCGATGCCGAGGCCGCCGCGGCGCTGTCGCGCACCGGCGTGGCGGGGCTGGAACGGCGCGAGATCACCCGGCTCTCGGGCGGGCAGTTCCAGCGGGTGCTGCTGGCCCGCGCGCTGCTGCATAAGCCTGGGCTTCTGGTGCTGGATGAGCCGACGCAGGGGCTGGATCAGCCGGGGATCGTGGCGTTCTATCGGCTGCTGGAAGAGATCCGGGCGGAATCCGGCGCAGCGGTGCTGATGGTCAGCCACGATCTGCTGGTGGTGATGCGGGCCTCGAATCAGGTAATCTGTCTCAACGGTCATGTCTGCTGCCATGGCACGCCGGAGCATGTCAGCGCCGCGCCGGAATATCAGGCGCTGTTTGGCGCGGATTCGGCGCAGACGCTGGCGCTGTATCGGCATGACCACGATCACCATCACGACGACACACAGGGCGAGCGGCATCATCGCGGGGCACATCACCATGCTTGACGATTTTCTGGTGCGTGCCGCGATTGCCGGGTTCGGCCTGGTGCTGGCCGCGGGGCCGCTGGGCTGTTTCGTGGTCTGGCGGCGCATGGCCTATTTCGGCGACGCGACCGCCCATGCAGCGATCCTCGGCGTGGCGCTGAGCCTCGGCTTCGGGGCGCCGGTCTATCTCGGGACGCTCGGGGTGGTGCTCGTGATGGGGTGGCTGGTGGCGCATCTGGCCGGGCGCGGCGAGGCGGTGGACACGGCGCTGGGGGTGCTGGCGCATGGCGCTCTGGCGGCGGGGCTGGTCGCGGCGAGCTTTGTGCCGGGGTTGCGCAACGATCTGAATGGCTGGCTGTTCGGCGATATTCTAACCGTGCAGCGCGCCGATCTGATCTGGGTCTGGGCCGGTGCCGGTTTCGTGCTGGCGCTGCTGGTCTGGCGCTGGCAGGCGATGGTGACGGCGACGGTGAATGACGAACTGGCGATGGCGTCGGGGATAGACCCCGCACGCGAGCGGCTGATCCTGACATTGGCTATGGCGGTCACCGTGGCGGTCGCGATTCGGGTTGTGGGGGCGCTTCTGGTGTCGGCTCTGCTGGTGATTCCCGCCGCGAGCGCCCGTGGAATCGCCCGTAGCCCGGAACACATGGCCGTGATTTCGGTGCTGATCGGGCTGGCTTCCGTTGCGGCAGGTCTGGCAGCGAGCCTGCAGGCCGACACCCCGGCAGGGCCCTCGATCATTGCTGCAGCGGCGCTGTTCTTCCTGTGCCTGCTGCCATTTCGGCGGAGTTCGGCATAATTGTCACATCCCCGACGGATGGCCCCGCAGCGGCCGGAACCAGGGCCTTTGGGGGGTGTTGTGAAATATGCAACAGTTGAGGCAAACCCGCTGGGGATTTGAATTAATCCGACTTTCAAAGCCAAGCAGTTTGTGAGACTGTCGCCCCGATGCTGCTGTAATTGGCAGCTTTCACAAGACCAAACGGAGCATGATCATGACCAAATTTGCTACCTTCGCTGCGGCCCTCGGCCTGACCGCTTCCTCGGCTCTGGCCGGCGGCTATGTTGAGCCCGTCGTTGAAGTCGAGCCGGTTGTCGTCGACGCCGCTGAGCCGGCTTCCTCGAACGCTGGCCTCGTTGTCCCGGCCCTGCTGCTGCTCGGCGTCATCGCCGCAGTCGCTTCGGACGACGACGACTCGTAATCTTCGTCCGCAAGGACTTGATTTCGGAAGGGCTGGCCGCTGCGCCAGCCCTTTTCCGTTGCGGGGCCTCGCATCGCTATTCCGGACACGGGCACCACTGCGGCAAGCGCGGTGTCCTGCAAAGCAAAACGCCCGGCCAGTTCAGGCCGGGCGTTTGCCGTCAGAATAGACGCGATCCGTCAGGGGCGGATCGTCTGGATGGTCACATAGCCCAGCTCCGGGCCGATCCATTGCCGCGAGACGGGGATCTGGCCCGAGGCGGTGACCAGATAGCTGTTCTGCACCTCGACACCGCTTGCATCGCAGCTTTCGACGATCTGCGTCGCAGACATGCTGGCTCCGCCAAGCGCAAAGCTCTGGCCCTGCCCGGTGGCGATGCTGCATTGCATGGGCAGCGGACGCTCGACGCTGTCGCCGCCGATATAGCGGTTGATCCGGCTGGCCTGACCCGAGCGACGGGCGCGGATCAGCGCGGCGCTGTTCGCAACCTCCGCCACCGAGAGATCGTTGCCAAGCCCCTTGGTGCCCACCAGCATCCCGCCGCGCATGATGAGCGCCTGCTCATTCGGGGTCATATAGGTGCGCATCCCGTTATTCTCGCCCACCATCGCCATCACCTGAGTGGTGCCGGCGCTTTCGAGATTGACAAGGATCAGCGGGTTCGGGTTCGCCGCCAGCGCGCGGGCCGCCATCTCTTCGGGGCTGAGCTGCGGCGCAGCTTCGGCAGCCTCGCCACGCCCG
This genomic window from Paracoccus sediminicola contains:
- a CDS encoding nucleoside deaminase, encoding MTGFISHMPLALAEARAAAARGEVPVGAVLTDPAGRVIAQAGNRTRELSDPTAHAEILAIRAACAARGSERLPGHRLWVTLEPCPMCAAAISAARIEILYFGADDPRMGGVRHGARLFEHPQCHHRPHIHDGIAAEESRSILREFFEARR
- a CDS encoding pseudouridine synthase encodes the protein MTDQPNPDKPAEADRIAKVIARAGLASRREAERMIVEGRVTVNGKKIDSPALDVLPSDKITVDGKKLEEPQETRLWLYYKPVGLVTSENDEKGRQTVFDALPRDLPRVMSVGRLDLNSEGLLLLTNDGELKRRLELPETGWLRRYRVRVNGQPNDLTFAPLRRGAEIDGEEFAPMEIKLDSQQGANAWLTVGIREGKNREIRRAMAHVGLQVNRLIRIGYGPFKLTGLEANEVREIKRRVLRDQLGGLLTGEAEEKDRPFRERGADEDRRGARSDDRRGGGRDDGGRNDRDRMGGPRKFGGRRPDEARGPREDRETGRGFARRGDGDRKPYASREDGDRKPYARREDGDRKPYARRHDGGQKSYHSRDEGARGRFGARDGAAGAEGRERRRFGEGEDGARKPRHKRGTDDRPARDGARGSGRSGAGDGGPRGGKNFEKRSDKPFTRRDGSSRADGPRGDRPRTDGPRGDRPRAAEGGKGPRRFGSENADRPKPRRGAKPTGGGPRREGKPGPRPGGKPSGRPGAPRGGKPAGGKPGGGPRRPKS
- the hemP gene encoding hemin uptake protein HemP — translated: MTATRPAEFSNVSVTPVNNLPAHDATALTQGGNQALIVLNEQVYNLRITRAGKLILTK
- a CDS encoding zinc ABC transporter substrate-binding protein, with the protein product MNPRPARLVFLAAPLALMLAAPAAAAPPALVTDSPVTAALAQQVIGDLGEATTLLDRNADPHDFQFRPSQARQLQEAGLLIWVGPELTPWLSEAAGQLDESRRLTLLHLPETATRDFAAGHDHEGHAHVDHDHGDEDASAETGETMLDPHAWLDPDNGAAWVGAIAERLSALDPENAATYRENAGAAQQRIARLDATLTERLAALPARPFVTGHDAYGYFTKHFGLPDAIPVALGDATAPSAARLTRIRDEIAASGAVCAFPEMAQSPRLLATAIEGTGLRMGELLSPNGAERKSGSNAYDDLLTGLAERIIACETEEN
- a CDS encoding Fur family transcriptional regulator is translated as MSRVFERHDHHACADAAMARADRLAAEQSLRLTPVRRRVLEILLEQHRAMGAYDVLERLAAEGLGKQPPVAYRALDFLVEHGLAHRIQRLNAFTACVGRHDDGEAPAFLICRSCQKVAEMDAASLRGDLTGRAAEAGFAVERATIEALGLCARCAQDEAGAA
- a CDS encoding metal ABC transporter ATP-binding protein — encoded protein: MSGNTLIAARGLTVRHRGATGPILRAVDFTIRAAEIVTVVGPNGSGKSTLVRAVLGHVAIAAGEVRRADGLRIGYVPQRVHIDDRIPLSVRRFLSLPRRVGDAEAAAALSRTGVAGLERREITRLSGGQFQRVLLARALLHKPGLLVLDEPTQGLDQPGIVAFYRLLEEIRAESGAAVLMVSHDLLVVMRASNQVICLNGHVCCHGTPEHVSAAPEYQALFGADSAQTLALYRHDHDHHHDDTQGERHHRGAHHHA
- a CDS encoding iron chelate uptake ABC transporter family permease subunit — protein: MLDDFLVRAAIAGFGLVLAAGPLGCFVVWRRMAYFGDATAHAAILGVALSLGFGAPVYLGTLGVVLVMGWLVAHLAGRGEAVDTALGVLAHGALAAGLVAASFVPGLRNDLNGWLFGDILTVQRADLIWVWAGAGFVLALLVWRWQAMVTATVNDELAMASGIDPARERLILTLAMAVTVAVAIRVVGALLVSALLVIPAASARGIARSPEHMAVISVLIGLASVAAGLAASLQADTPAGPSIIAAAALFFLCLLPFRRSSA
- a CDS encoding YjbF family lipoprotein, with protein sequence MGEILAMNGVMKPAAMLAAAVSLLTGCGSSDESNETILGQLSQTAAPAIARVTGRGEAAEAAPQLSPEEMAARALAANPNPLILVNLESAGTTQVMAMVGENNGMRTYMTPNEQALIMRGGMLVGTKGLGNDLSVAEVANSAALIRARRSGQASRINRYIGGDSVERPLPMQCSIATGQGQSFALGGASMSATQIVESCDASGVEVQNSYLVTASGQIPVSRQWIGPELGYVTIQTIRP